In the genome of Polyangiaceae bacterium, the window CACAAGGGTGGCAATGCCTGCACCTATCTGGTCGAGTATTCCTAGACTCAGCGTCGAGCGTCTCCGTCCTCCACCTGCCTGAACCAGATTCAGGTGTCAGCACTCCACCTCCGGCTCCAGGGGCGCCAAGCGGGGCGCGCGGGCGTGCTCCTTCGGCACCAATCCCGGGGTTTGCGGGTGAGGTGCGTCGCTCGAGTGCTGTTGCCCAGGGGGGATCGACGCCAAAGCACGCAATCCCGGGCCTGCGGCTCGACACTCGGGCGTGCGCGTTGTAGAGCGCCCCGCCCTGTATTGCCCCCAGAGACACGGACGAAGCCAGTGAGTTCCCCTGAAAAACAGCTAGAAAGCAGCGACGCCATCGACGTCGACGCGCTCGAAGCCTGCGTTGACGCTCTGGAAGCCATCGTTCAGAACCGCGGTCTGTTGGCGGAGCTGGACGAGGACACTCGCCAGCGCTTGCTCATCGCAGCAGGACGCGTGTCGCGCCCCGAACGCAACGAGCAGCGCGTGCTGGCGCGCGCCGTGCGCAAGCAGCGCCGCCGGCACAGCCGAGAGGTACTCGAGGCGCAGCTCGACCAGGCGCCCATCCGCAAGTTGCGTGAGCAAGTCGTGTTCGTCACGCCACCCGCCTTGAAGAGTGGCGAAGACTTGCGTGAGCCCGAAGCAGAAGAACCCACACGGCTGCACAAGGAACGCGTCTGCTACGTGTGCAAACAGCCCTACCAGCTGCTGCATCACTTCTACGATCAGCTGTGCGGTGAGTGCGGCGACTTCAACTTCCAGAAGCGCAGCCAACGCGCGGACCTCAGCGGCCGCACGGCGCTGATCACCGGCGCGCGCGTCAAGATCGGCTACCAGGGCGCCATCTTGCTCCTGCGGTCCGGGGCGAGAGTGATCGTCACGACACGTTTCCCCAAGGATGCAGCCAGGCGCTACGCTCGGGAAGCTGACTTTGCTGAGTGGGGACACCGGCTCACGGTGTACGGGCTCGACCTGCGCCACACACCGAGCGTCGAGTCCTTTGCCCGCCACATCGAGCACACCGAAGCGCGCCTCGACTTCATCCTTCACAACGCCTGCCAGACGGTGCGGCGCCCACCGGGCTTCTACCAGCACTTGCTCGACCAAGAGCGCGGCGATCATGCGTTGCCCGGTCCCGCCGCCAAGCTGCTCGCAGGCGCAGCAGCGGCGAACAGTCAGCCCGGCCTCACGCACGGCGCCGAGCAGCTACCCATGTCTGCCGCGCTAACGCAGCTCGAGCTGATCCCCGAGGATTTCAACCGAGGAGGTCAGCTGTTCCCCATGGGGCAGCTGGACCAAGACGAGCAACAGATCGATCTGCGTGCAGTCAACAGCTGGCGCCTGCCCTTGCATCAGGTGAGCACCGTCGAGCTGCTCGAGGTACAGCTCGTGAACGCCATCGCGCCCTTCGTGCTGAATGCGCGCCTCAAGCCCCTGATGGAGCGCGTGCCGAGCGAAGACAAACACATCGTCAACGTGTCCGCGGTGGAGGGGCAGTTCTACCGGCGCTTCAAGACGGACAAGCACCCGCACACGAACATGGCGAAAGCCGCGCTCAATATGATGACGCGCACCGCAGCGGCGGACTACATCAAGAGCGGCATCCACATGAACAGCGTGGATACCGGATGGGTCACCGACGAAGATCCGGCGCACATCGCGGAGCGCAAGCGCGAAGAAAACGGCTTCCACCCGCCCCTCGACATCGTGGACGGCGCCGCCCGAATCGTCGACCCCATCATCGACGGCTTCAACACCGGCGACCACATCTGGGGGCGTTTCCTCAAGGATTATACGTCGGTGCCCTGGTAAGGGTGCCGCCAAGTCAATCAGCGCGGCGCTTGTAGACCCAAGTGCACGCGTAGCTCGGGGTCCTCTTTGATGCGCCAGATCCGCTGGTCCAACCAGTAGTGGTGGAGCGCGAGGCCCCACCACAGCGCCAAAGCGAATCGGTTCAGGCTGATCCCTCCGAGGGTTGTGCCAACCAAGAGCTGCGCCTGAAGTCCGCCCCAGGACGGGTAAATCGCTGAGCTCGCGGCGAGTAACCAATACACGAGGCTGAAGCCGAGGCACACCGCGACGTAACGCAGAGCCGTCTTGGAGATCCAAGGCGCCAAGCGTCCACTCAATGCCATTTTCCCCGGGGCAACGTACCTGGAGCGATTGTGCACGTAGACCAGCGCGATGTACTGCACGTTGTGAAACACGGTCAGCACCACACTGAGCAGCAAGAAGTCCTGATCCGGCCCGTTGCTGGCGCCGTAGACCGGCTCGAAGCGCGCCACCCAGTAGTACGCCAAGCCGTACAGCCCGACGCTGAGCAGGCTGTAGGTGAGCTTTGGCAAGCTGCGCGCGGGGGTGCGCAAGAAGTTCCAGACGAAGGCCAACAGCGCGGCTCCAAAGCCCAGCGCCGTTGCCCACACCAGCGCGCTCAGCGGCTCGTCCAGGGGCTCCAACCCGAGCAAGGCACGCGCCTTGGGGTGAGTGAACACGAACGCGAGGTAGGGCAGCCAAGCGCCGAGGTAGAGAGCGTAGCGATCGATACGATAGCTCAGCGCGTCGCGCTGGCCGACCTTCGCCGAGTAGAGGGCGATGAAGCCGTAGTGCTGACGGATCACGTGATAGAGCCCGTACAGCGTCGCGAACCCGAGGAACGCAGTGAAGCTGTCGCTGCCAGCCAAGCGATCGACCACCAAGCAGGCCGGACCAACCAGGAAGGCAAGCAGGGTGATCAGCAGCAGACGACGCTTCGTCTGCCAAGCCTGTCTGTCTGCATAGGTTCGCGTGTAAGCCGCCATCATGTGAGGCCCGTCGAAGCCCAGCAGCCAAATCCAAAATAGCAGCGCCATGGGCACGCCCGCGTAGAGTGGCAGGGCGATGGCGATCAGGCTGAGCAGGCCACCGCCAAAGAACCAAAGCAGATCAAACGGCGCGCTGACCAGCCAGGGAGAAGCAGCGGGTGAAGCGCCTTCGGCCTGTGCTAGCTCAACGGTCGCCATACTATATCCTCACGGCAATGGCATTCCGCTGCACTTGCCGTGGCTGCAGCTCTGGACCTTGATCGGCTTGTTGGAGCGCGGTAGCACGACATCGATCACCGGCGAGTAGGGTCGCGCACCACCGCAGTAGACGGGCACGTCTACGCTGATCACCACGGCGTCGCCGCGATCCACCACCGCGGTCACGTTTGCGCTCGGGCGATCCATGATCTTGATGCGCACCAGGCGCTGACGCTGCGGGTCGACACTCCCGAGGCGCCCCAACCCAAGCAGCGTGCGAAACGCGGCCTCGTCTTCGTAGACGCGATAGACGTTCCCACCCCCTGAAAAGCCACCTCCTCCAGGCGTCGCGCTCTGGGAGAAGAACACCGGGCGTCCCATGGCGAGCACGCAGGTCTCTTGAACGTGCTCGAGGGGCGGAATGATCGCCGGCAGTGCTCCGGCGTCGCGTGGTGGCGGTGGTGGCGTCACGGCCTCGGCGTCTTCCAAGGCCAGCGTTCCGGCGTCGCTGGGTTTCGACTCGCTGGGAGTTGGGTGGAACGGCTCGGCGGTTTCCGTCTGAGTGGCGGTTGGCGTTGCGCGCACTGGCTCGCTACTCGGCAACTTCTCCTGACACGCCAGCGCGCCCAGCAGTCCCACGCTGGTCAACGCCAGTACCCTGCACACGGTCGTCATCGCTGCCATCGGAACACCCACAGGCTCAGCCCAAATGTAGCCGCTGTCCAGATCAGGAGCACGCCCAGCCCAGGGACTAGCGTTTGCGGGTCGACTTGGCCGTGGAGCAGCACCTCACGACACAGCCGCACCATCTGCGTCGAAGGCAGGAGCCCCCCGACCACGGCCAATGGCCGCGGCATGACTGCGAGAGGAAAGAAGAGCTCCGACAGGAACACGATGGGCACGTTGATCGAGCTGATGATGTCCATCATCAGTTCTTCCGTACGGATCACGCAGGCGAGCACGAAGCCA includes:
- a CDS encoding SDR family oxidoreductase, translated to MSSPEKQLESSDAIDVDALEACVDALEAIVQNRGLLAELDEDTRQRLLIAAGRVSRPERNEQRVLARAVRKQRRRHSREVLEAQLDQAPIRKLREQVVFVTPPALKSGEDLREPEAEEPTRLHKERVCYVCKQPYQLLHHFYDQLCGECGDFNFQKRSQRADLSGRTALITGARVKIGYQGAILLLRSGARVIVTTRFPKDAARRYAREADFAEWGHRLTVYGLDLRHTPSVESFARHIEHTEARLDFILHNACQTVRRPPGFYQHLLDQERGDHALPGPAAKLLAGAAAANSQPGLTHGAEQLPMSAALTQLELIPEDFNRGGQLFPMGQLDQDEQQIDLRAVNSWRLPLHQVSTVELLEVQLVNAIAPFVLNARLKPLMERVPSEDKHIVNVSAVEGQFYRRFKTDKHPHTNMAKAALNMMTRTAAADYIKSGIHMNSVDTGWVTDEDPAHIAERKREENGFHPPLDIVDGAARIVDPIIDGFNTGDHIWGRFLKDYTSVPW